A genomic segment from Fusarium keratoplasticum isolate Fu6.1 chromosome 10, whole genome shotgun sequence encodes:
- a CDS encoding Chitin synthase codes for MAMSLPHLGSGGGPHTQPSLPSLPAHLQSDTHLTAHLASRFHVSLPTAQLSSHALISLNTYTSSTKGPDGGKEGSAMAGAEDLADRAYLRLGHRSENQALVFLGESGSGKSTVRAHLLTALLNKSSTPLSTKLSLAAYVFDTLTTTKTATTPTASKSGLFYELQYDTSATTNPILIGGKLLDHRLERSRIADVPTGERNFHVLYYLLAGTSDAEKSHLGLEDSTGPTGTSQKRWKYLGHPTQLKVGINDAEGFQVFKNALRKLEFPRAEIAEICQILASILHIGQLEFESTSQTSVTGDDSGGFSHEGGSTVTAVKNKDVLSIIAAFLGVSAADLQTTLGYKTKMIHKERVTVMLDPNGARAHAGELARTLYSLLVAWILETINQRLCAPEESIANTVSIVDFPGFSQQSTTGSALDQLLNNAATESIYNMTLQNFFDRKADMLESEEVSVAPTSYFDNSDAVRGILKPGNGLLSILDDQTRRNRSDMQLLESLRRRFDGKNAAIEVGAATAKLPGSNFMTENTSACFTVKHFAGEVDYPVKGLIEENGEIISGDLLNMINGTKSEFVARLFGQEALQTVTHPNERTAVMQASVSSKPMRAPSVMSRKTHRTARPNTAYRRQQQDAMEDLEQKSQAGESRKNIKMTIEQGASGQFLSSLENVQKAVTDPGTNAYFIFCLKPNNRRIANQFDSKCVRTQVQTFGIAEISQRLRSADFSLFLPFGEFLGMADAETILVGSERERAEMVIEEKQWPNNEVRVGATGVFLSERCWMEVAQLGEMVSVSGRFGGLPSSDAGDGLTPAESTPFGASKEHLVSGGNTPLMYGEKAKGGYFTDDSRSEAGVSAFGGGDMFKNLDTREQMAERGNEKSLEEVEEYRDKPSRKRWVALVFVLTWFIPDFLIRFVGRMPRKDVRMAWREKLAINMLIWLMCGIAGFVMVGFPMLICPKQHVYSTAELSSYDGKKGSDGAYASIRGFVFDIGAYQINHFPNKLVSETTFLKYAGKDISALFPIQVSALCQGKDGSIRHEVLLENRDTNITGQPQLLLQKDVDLNSKYHDFRWFTNDSRPDWYFEQMYMLRHTHMKGRMGYTAKYVKKLADTQSQYIAILNGRVYDMTIYLNGGLRMKGKNDKDAPNIPGATRFMDSKVEGLFQNKAGSDLTKYWDQLRLDELTKARMLTCLNNLFYIGDVDTRNSTRCQFATYFILAISCLLASILVFKFLAALQFGGKNAPENLDKFVMCMIPAYTEDEDSLRRAMDSLSRMKYDDKRKLLVIICDGMIIGQGNDRPTPRIVLDILGVSETVDPEPLSFESLGEGQKQHNMGKVYSGLYEVQGHIVPFMVIVKVGKPSEVSRPGNRGKRDSQMVMMRFLNRVHYNIAMSPMELEMYHQIRNIIGVNPTFYEYMFQIDADTMVAPDSATRMVSSFIDDTRLIAVCGETALTNARSSFITMIQVYEYWISHNLSKAFESLFGSVTCLPGCFSMYRIRAAETGKPLFVSKEIVEDYSTIRVDTLHMKNLLHLGEDRYLTTLLLKYHSKYKTKYLYSAHAWTIAPDSWAVFLSQRRRWINSTVHNLVELIPLAQLCGFCCFSMRFVVFVDLLSTIVQPVIVMYIVYLIYQVVANPDVVPITAFLLLAAIYGLQAIIFILRRKWEMVGWMIMYILAIPVFSFALPLYSFWHMDDFNWGNTRVIAGEKGQKIVVSDEGKFDPKSIPRKKWEEYQAELWETQTARDDVRSEVSGYSYATKAQGPFSEYGGYQPSRPGSTVGFAPQNMSRMSLAHSEMPGNRMSQFGGSQFFSPEEMVGMPSDDALLAEIRDILKTADLMTVTKKGIKQELERRFNVPLDAKRAYINSATEALLSGQL; via the exons ATGGCTATGAGCCTGCCACACCTGGGCAGCGGAGGGGGTCCTCACACCCAACCCTCGCTGCCTTCGCTCCCAGCGCATCTCCAATCCGACACGCATCTCACTGCCCATCTCGCCAGTCGTTTCCATGTCTCTCTTCCAACCGCCCAGCTCTCTTCTCAcgctctcatctctctcaaCACCTACACTTCCTCGACTAAGGGCCCTGATGGCGGCAAGGAGGGAagcgccatggctggcgcTGAAGATTTGGCCGACCGCGCATACCTTCGATTAGGCCACCGATCCGAGAACCAGGCCCTTGTCTTCCT GGGTGAATCTGGTTCTGGCAAGTCGACTGTTCGAGCCCATTTGCTCACAGCTCTCCTGAACAAGTCATCAACGCCACTGTCCACCAAGCTCTCGCTGGCCGCCTACGTTTTCGATACTCTCACGACTACCAAGACGGCTACGACCCCCACTGCTTCCAAGTCAGGTCTGTTCTACGAACTTCAGTACGACACTTCGGCTACAACCAATCCCATCCTAATCGGTGGTAAGCTCCTCGACCACCGACTCGAGCGTAGTCGTATTGCCGATGTGCCCACCGGCGAACGAAACTTCCACGTTCTGTACTACCTGCTAGCTGGTACCAGTGACGCTGAGAAGTCCCACCTGGGTCTGGAGGATTCTACTGGCCCAACCGGCACCTCGCAGAAACGATGGAAGTATCTCGGTCATCCCactcagctcaaggttgGCATCAACGATGCCGAAGGCTTCCAGGTCTTCAAGAATGCTCTGCGAAAGCTCGAATTCCCTCGCGCTGAGATTGCCGAGATTTGCCAGATCCTCGCCAGTATTCTCCATATCGGCCAGCTCGAGTTCGAGTCAACCAGCCAGACCAGCGTCACCGGAGACGACAGCGGTGGCTTCTCTCACGAGGGTGGCAGCACAGTCACCGCCGTGAAGAACAAGGATGTTctttccatcatcgccgcctTCCTGGGTGTGAGCGCTGCTGATCTTCAGACCACATTGGGTtacaagaccaagatgatCCACAAGGAGCGAGTTACTGTGATGCTTGACCCCAACGGCGCCCGCGCTCACGCTGGTGAACTTGCTCGCACACTCTACTCTCTTCTCGTTGCTTGGATCCTTGAGACCATCAACCAGCGCCTCTGCGCCCCCGAGGAATCCATTGCTAACACCGTTTCGATCGTGGACTTTCCTGGTTTCTCTCAACAATCCACCACCGGATCCGCTCTTGATCAGCTTCTCAATAACGCTGCCACTGAGAGCATCTATAACATGACTCTTCAGAACTTCTTTGACCGCAAGGCTGATATGCTCGAGTCTGAGGAAGTCAGTGTGGCCCCCACCAGCTACTTCGACAACTCTGATGCTGTCCGAGGTATTCTGAAGCCCGGCAACGGTCTTCTCAGCATCCTGGATGATCAAACCCGCCGTAACCGATCTGACATGCAGCTTCTGGAGTCTCTTCGCAGACGCTTCGATGGCAAGAACGCTGCTATCGAGGTTGGTGCTGCCACTGCCAAGCTGCCTGGTAGCAACTTCATGACCGAGAACACCTCTGCGTGCTTCACTGTCAAGCACTTTGCCGGTGAGGTTGACTACCCCGTCAAGGGCTTGATCGAGGAGAATGGTGAGATCATTTCGGGTGATCTTCTCAACATGATCAATGGCACCAAGAGCGAGTTTGTCGCTCGTCTCTTTGGCCAGGAGGCTCTGCAGACCGTCACCCACCCCAACGAGCGCACTGCTGTTATGCAGGCTAGTGTCAGCTCCAAGCCCATGCGAGCACCCAGTGTCATGTCCCGAAAGACACACAGAACTGCCAGGCCCAACACTGCTTACCGACGCCAGCAGCAGGATGCTATGGAGGATCTCGAGCAGAAGAGCCAAGCTGGGGAGTCAAGGAAGAACATCAAGATGACCATCGAGCAGGGAGCTTCAGGCCAGTTCCTGTCCTCTCTGGAGAATGTGCAGAAGGCGGTCACTGATCCTGGTACCAACGCCTACTTCATCTTCTGCCTTAAGCCCAACAATCGACGTATTGCCAATCAATTCGACAGCAAGTGCGTTCGAACCCAGGTCCAAACCTTTGGTATTGCTGAAATCAGCCAGCGGCTCCGGTCTGCTGACTTCAGTCTGTTCCTTCCCTTCGGCGAGTTTCTCGGCATGGCAGATGCTGAGACCATCCTGGTTGGCAGTGAACGCGAGCGTGCCGAGATGGTCATTGAGGAGAAGCAGTGGCCCAATAACGAGGTTCGAGTCGGTGCCACTGGTGTCTTCTTGAGTGAGCGGTGCTGGATGGAGGTTGCCCAGCTTGGCGAGATGGTCTCCGTGTCAGGCCGTTTCGGTGGCTTGCCATCGTCTGATGCTGGCGATGGTCTTACTCCTGCCGAGTCGACGCCCTTCGGCGCCTCCAAGGAGCACCTTGTCTCTGGGGGCAACACTCCTCTCATGTATggtgagaaggccaagggcgGTTACTTCACTGATGACAGCCGCTCTGAAGCTGGTGTCTCCGCCTTTGGTGGTGGCGACATGTTCAAGAACCTTGACACCCGTGAGCAGATGGCTGAGCGAGGCAACGAAAAGTCTCTGGAGGAAGTCGAAGAGTACAGAGACAAGCCCAGTCGAAAGCGATGGGTCGCCCTGGTCTTTGTGCTTACTTGGTTTATTCCCGATTTCCTCATTAGGTTTGTTGGACGCATGCCTAGAAAGGATGTTCGTATGGCCTGGCGAGAAAAGCTGGCTATCAACATGCTTATCTGGCTGATGTGTGGTATTGCCGGGTTTGTCATGGTCGGATTCCCTATGCTCATTTGCCCAAAGCAACACGTCTACAGCACCGCCGAGCTATCTTCGTACGACGGCAAGAAGGGTAGTGATGGTGCCTATGCCTCTATCCGTGGCTTCGTTTTTGATATTGGCGCCTACCAGATCAACCACTTCCCCAACAAGCTGGTCTCTGAAACAACTTTCCTCAAGTATGCCGGCAAGGATATTAGCGCCCTCTTCCCAATTCAGGTTTCCGCTCTGTGccagggcaaggatggcTCTATCCGTCATGAGGTTCTTCTTGAGAACAGAGACACCAACATCACTGGCCAGCCTCAGCTTCTCTTGCAGAAGGATGTGGATCTCAACTCCAAGTACCACGATTTCCGATGGTTCACCAACGACAGCCGACCTGACTGGTACTTTGAGCAGATGTACATGCTCAGGCACACCCACATGAAGGGTAGAATGGGTTACACTGCCAAGTacgtcaagaagctcgccgaCACCCAGAGCCAGTACATCGCTATTCTGAACGGCCGTGTGTACGACATGACCATCTATCTGAACGGTGGCCTGCGCATGAAGGGCAAGAACGACAAGGACGCCCCAAACATTCCCGGTGCTACCAGATTCATGGACTCCAAGGTTGAAGGATTGTTTCAGAACAAGGCTGGTAGTGATCTCACCAAGTACTGGGATCAGCTCCGGCTGGACGAGCTCACCAAAGCCCGTATGCTCACCTGCCTGAACAACCTTTTCTACATTGGTGATGTTGACACGCGAAACTCGACTCGTTGTCAGTTTGCCACATACTTCATCTTGGCTATatcttgcttgcttgcctccATCCTGGTCTTCAAGTTCCTTGCCGCTCTTCAATTCGGAGGCAAGAATGCCcccgagaacctcgacaagTTCGTCATGTGTATGATTCCCGCCTACACTGAGGATGAAGACTCGCTCCGCCGTGCCATGGATTCGCTCTCGCGTATGAAGTACGATGACAAGCGCAAACTTCTCGTCATTATTTGCGATGGTATGATTATTGGCCAGGGCAACGATCGACCTACTCCTCGCATCGTGCTGGACATTCTGGGCGTCTCTGAGACTGTTGACCCCGAGCCTCTCAGCTTCGAATCTCTGGGTGAAGGTCAAAAGCAGCACAACATGGGCAAGGTCTACTCAGGTCTGTACGAGGTCCAGGGCCACATCGTTCCCTTCATGGTCATTGTCAAGGTCGGCAAGCCCTCCGAGGTTTCTCGTCCCGGTAACCGTGGTAAGCGAGACTCGCAGATGGTCATGATGCGTTTCCTCAACCGCGTTCACTACAACATCGCCATGAGCCCCATGGAGCTCGAGATGTACCACCAAATCCGCAACATCATTGGTGTCAACCCGACCTTTTACGAGTACATGTTCCAGATCGATGCCGATACAATGGTTGCCCCCGACTCAGCCACTCGCATGGTTTCCTCCTTCATCGATGACACTCGTCTGATTGCCGTTTGTGGTGAAACAGCCCTTACCAACGCCAGatcctccttcatcaccatgattCAGGTCTACGAGTACTGGATCTCTCACAACTTGTCCAAGGCCTTTGAGAGTCTGTTCGGTTCCGTCACTTGTTTGCCCGGTTGTTTCTCCATGTACCGAATTCGTGCTGCCGAGACTGGCAAGCCCCTCTTCGTCAGCAAGGAAATTGTCGAGGACTATTCCACCATCCGCGTCGATACCCTCCACATGAAGAACCTGCTTCACCTTGGTGAGGATCGTTACCTGACGACCCTGCTTCTCAAGTATCACTCCAAGTACAAGACGAAGTATCTCTACAGCGCGCATGCCTGGACCATTGCTCCCGACTCTTGGGCCGTCTTCCTTTCTCAGCGACGTCGTTGGATCAACTCTACCGTTCACAACCTGGTCGAGCTTATCCCTCTTGCCCAGCTTTGCGGTTTCTGCTGTTTCAGTATGCGTTTCGTCGTGTTTGTCGATCTTCTGAGTACCATCGTCCAgcccgtcatcgtcatgtACATTGTGTACCTGATCTACCAGGTGGTCGCTAACCCTGATGTTGTTCCTATCACGGCCTTCCTGCTGCTCGCTGCTATTTACGGTTTACAAGctatcatcttcatcctgcGCCGCAAGTGGGAGATGGTTGGCTGGATGATCATGTACATCTTGGCTATTCCCGTCTTCTCCTTTGCCCTGCCTCTGTATTCCTTCTGGCACATGGACGACTTCAACTGGGGTAACACTCGTGTTATAGCAGGCGAGAAGGGTCAAAAGATTGTCGTCTCTGACGAGGGCAAGTTTGACCCCAAGTCCATCCCGCGCAAGAAGTGGGAGGAGTACCAGGCCGAGCTTTGGGAGACCCAAACGGCTCGTGATGATGTTCGATCCGAGGTCTCTGGTTACAGCTACGCCACCAAGGCTCAGGGTCCCTTCTCTGAGTACGGCGGCTACCAGCCCAGCCGCCCTGGTTCTACGGTTGGCTTTGCTCCTCAGAATATGTCTCGCATGTCTCTGGCTCACTCTGAGATGCCCGGCAACCGCATGAGTCAGTTTGGCGGATCACAATTCTTCTCCCCCGAGGAGATGGTTGGCATGCCCAGCGACGATGCTCTGCTCGCCGAGATCCGCGACATTCTCAAGACGGCCGATCTGATGACCGTCACCAAGAAGGGCATCAAGCAGGAGCTTGAGAGACGCTTCAACGTCCCTCTGGACGCTAAGAGAGCCTACATCAACTCTG CCACCGAGGCCTTGCTTTCGGGTCAATTGTAA
- a CDS encoding Chitin synthase produces MANRMSMYSMASEALGGAQPTQVSTTTLLNAIHNIYLSSQPHQLDASTSLVVNTWLTAAQVGPTVDASLAARAWEHARRRAEDGCVILGSLHPSTPSLLVPFLNTFPFAIPSSVHKSLEAVRPFLRCVTPNNPSAARQIALGVTLTLNLTGNVTGATLALSQGGIDTKKGLLNIPAEAGYRAFDVFYYLLTSASTPAEREFLGLKSASAYALLARSGTYDPPSYLLTADDAASADDFRQALKEIGIKGSAHRNFISTLAGLLKLGNTLDYAADSDDLEEICEDVSGLLGMEPEVLLHQLSTEDRQTLVGGLYEALVDWVISKANSAISAQMLRIRDGDESVDGRGVRTPNSNEDTGDTVSISVIEVPDPALGKALAMRTIFDDTLGINAEMIEDGVEVHSAGSSVVREMQQAVAEVAPDLGIMTGPQGRDRQHELEKREVILEKVAYASEDDGFLKKLLFPIPGEGINLGRAGRFDLPAVLSSSRAWYHLSLHPTDDSPANLAALPAITSAWSAGTVSRQLRSWRLPEWANRRNRNLDYTADFDVDEFVQRYGALGCKDGKDGIETWMMERGWSNGEIFIGKERVWVREGPWWEAESMLDIKPAHSLQSIGQNPFNTGFDTGYSNNGSGFFPAPAMDNSINGSNDHLVHNRNFSQGNMSQVTVGQNPHLNPNLAPNPNPNLNPNSAPSIAPSRNISAGDYGLGTKGDTYKGQVYYNEDGEFTGMLDPELAKDKKIETKELPFGRRAWVTFVWALTFWIPSPLLTYIGRMRRPDVRMAWREKLVLCFLIAILNGMIVFWIIGFGRLLCPNNDKAWTAKELGNHSGKKDFWVAVYGKVYDISDFWRQQHSDTDIDTTETNMMPLAGLVMDGYFPLPLNVACQGLGITKTLKLISNETIDDRTAIHTSGYFQPDPTSKLHDEKWYWNTFEPSIKEYYHGQLVWKEKQIKNEGENNQKPWAKYGNELYDLTDYFHTLDLMDDNSLYTFLNKDVSDLWKNNPGKNIKPELDALIENSTGNKTEHANIVNSWACIQRIGFKGVTDFRDTARCQVNNYLLLAFAAIICSVIAVKFISALQFGSKRRPSPQDKFVICQVPAYTEGEDSLRKALDSLTALQYDNKRKLICVICDGVIVGQGNDRPTPKIVLDILGVDPKVDPPALPFKSVGTASEQLNYGKVYSGLYEYEGNVVPYLVVVKVGKESEQSKAKPGNRGKRDSQILLMSFLNRVHHRAPMSPLELEMFHQINNIIGVDPELYEYLLMVDADTCVSEDSLNRLVSACAHNAKIAGICGETSLENDEKTWWTMIQVYEYYISHHLAKAFESLFGSVTCLPGCFTMYRLRTADKGKPLIISDAIIKDYSVCDVDTLHKKNLLALGEDRYLTTLMTKHFPSMAYKFIPDAQCMTAAPESWSVLLSQRRRWINSTIHNLIELIQLKELCGFCCFSMRFVVIVDLFGTITLPSMCAYIAYLIYTLATKTGPIPYISLAMIAAVYGLQALIFILKRQWQHIGWMIIYLLAFPVFSLILPIYSFWNQDNFSWGNTRIVIGEKGNKQVVAVDEEGFDPRSIPLQRWDDYALANNLPGRRGGYQEKNDYSFGDQYEMDEIKSVYSAGPQGSVLTGMPGGNPYQPPQSPAFGHGRTSTMGYQDSPMQNRQSMMSMGTGIHDMRSQSPYQDFPGQRPSVNNLRGQANLSPAMGGHSRSGTALGFNRGTPSPMPDAMRSQSSFDFQQGHSGPNDMAIVESIRSVLAEVDLDTVTKKQVRALVEQRLQTELVGERRTFMDRQIDHELENM; encoded by the exons ATGGCGAACCGAATGTCCATGTACTCGATGGCATCAGAGGCCCTGGGTGGTGCTCAACCCACCCAGGTGTCCACCACAACTCTCCTGAATGCCATCCACAATATCTACCTGTcctctcagcctcatcaactcgatgccagcaccagcctcgtcgtcaacaCCTGGCTTACTGCTGCTCAAGTTGGTCCTACTGTTGATGCTTCCCTCGCTGCTCGTGCTTGGGAGCACGCCCGACGACGAGCCGAAGATGGTTGTGTGATTCTGGG TTCACTCCACCCATCAACCCCCTCTCTCCTCGTGCCATTCCTCAACACATTTCCTTTCGCGATTCCCTCGTCTGTTCACAAGTCCCTGGAAGCTGTCCGGCCGTTCCTTCGATGCGTGACGCCCAACAACCCCTCGGCCGCGAGGCAGATCGCCCTCGGTgtcaccctcaccctcaaccTCACAGGAAATGTTACCGGTGCCACACTAGCTCTTTCCCAGGGCGGCATCGACACCAAGAAGGGTCTGCTTAACATTCCTGCCGAGGCTGGCTACCGAGCCTTCGATGTGTTCTACTACCTCCTCACCTCAGCTTCCACTCCTGCGGAGCGAGAGTTCCTTGGCCTCAAGTCGGCGTCCGCATACGCTCTACTGGCTCGATCTGGCACCTATGATCCACCATCCTATCTTCTGACTGCTGATGACGCTGCCTCTGCGGATGATTTCCGTCAGGCTCTTAAGGAGATTGGTATTAAGGGATCAGCCCATCGTAACTTCATTTCCACACTCGCCGGTCTCCTGAAGCTCGGCAACACTCTCGACTACGCTGCCGATTCAGATGACTTGGAAGAGATTTGCGAAGATGTTAGCGGACTACTTGGAATGGAGCCCGAGGTTCTCCTGCATCAGCTCAGCACTGAGGACAGGCAAACTTTGGTCGGCGGCCTTTACGAGGCTCTCGTTGACTGGGTTATTTCCAAGGCCAACAGCGCCATCTCAGCTCAGATGCTCCGTATCCGAGACGGCGACGAGTCCGTTGACGGCCGCGGTGTTCGTACCCCTAACTCCAACGAGGATACCGGCGACACCGTTTCCATCTCCGTTATTGAGGTGCCTGATCCCGCTCTCGGTAAGGCGTTGGCTATGCGCACCATCTTTGATGATACTCTCGGAATCAATGCCGAGATGAtcgaggatggtgttgaggttcACTCGGCAGGATCCTCTGTCGTTCGGGAAATGCAGCAGGCTGTCGCTGAGGTCGCACCTGATTTGGGTATCATGACCGGTCCCCAGGGCCGTGACCGACAGcatgagcttgagaagcgGGAAGTGATCCTGGAGAAGGTTGCCTATGCTTCAGAAGATGACGGtttcttgaagaagctgctcttCCCCATCCCAGGTGAGGGTATCAACTTGGGCCGGGCTGGACGTTTCGATCTGCCCGCCGTGCTGAGCTCTAGCCGTGCTTGGTACCACCTTTCACTCCACCCCACTGATGACTCCCCGGCCAACCTGGCTGCTCTGCCCGCCATCACATCCGCCTGGTCAGCTGGCACAGTTTCACGACAGCTCCGTTCTTGGAGACTTCCAGAGTGGGCCAACCGTCGCAACCGCAACCTCGACTACACAGCCGACTTTGATGTCGACGAGTTTGTCCAGCGTTATGGTGCTCTGGGAtgcaaggatggcaaggacggcaTCGAGACGTGGATGATGGAGCGGGGATGGAGCAATGGCGAAATCTTCATCGGAAAGGAGCGCGTTTGGGTCCGTGAGGGCCCGTGGTGGGAGGCTGAGAGCATGCTCGATATCAAGCCCGCACACAGTCTGCAGAGCATCGGCCAGAACCCGTTCAACACCGGCTTTGATACCGGCTACTCGAACAACGGCAGCGGATTCTTCCCTGCTCCTGCCATGGACAACAGCATCAATGGTAGCAACGACCATCTTGTGCACAACCGCAACTTCAGCCAGGGCAACATGAGCCAGGTCACCGTTGGTCAGAATCCTCATCTGAACCCGAACCTGGcccccaaccccaaccctAACCTGAATCCCAACTCTGCACCTTCCATTGCCCCATCACGGAACATCAGCGCCGGTGACTACGGTCTCGGTACCAAGGGTGACACCTACAAGGGCCAGGTCTATTACAACGAAGACGGCGAGTTCACAGGTATGTTGGACCCTGAACTGGCCAAGGATAAGAAGATTGAGACCAAGGAGCTGCCCTTTGGTCGACGTGCTTGGGTCACATTTGTCTGGGCACTCACTTTCTGGATTCCTTCCCCGCTCCTCACGTACATCGGTCGTATGAGGCGACCTGATGTCCGGATGGCTTGGCGTGAGAAGCTTGTCCTGTGTTTCCTGATTGCAATTCTCAACGGTATGATCGTTTTCTGGATCATCGGCTTTGGTAGACTTCTGTGCCCGAACAACGACAAGGCGTGGACCGCCAAGGAACTTGGCAACCACAgtggcaagaaggactttTGGGTTGCTGTTTATGGCAAGGTTTACGACATTAGCGACTTTTGGCGCCAGCAGCACAGTGACACTGACATTGATACCACGGAGACGAACATGATGCCCCTTGCTGGActggtgatggatggttACTTCCCACTCCCCCTGAACGTCGCTTGCCAGGGACTGGGAatcaccaagaccctcaagctcatctccaacGAGACAATCGACGACCGCACTGCTATCCATACCTCCGGATACTTCCAACCCGACCCCACCAGCAAGCTTCATGATGAAAAATGGTACTGGAACACCTTCGAGCCCAGCATCAAGGAATACTACCACGGCCAGCTTGTCtggaaggagaagcagatcaAGAATGAGGGCGAAAACAACCAGAAGCCATGGGCCAAGTACGGCAACGAGCTCTACGATCTTACGGATTACTTCCATACCCTCGACTTGATGGACGACAACTCTCTGTATACCTTCCTGAACAAGGATGTGTCTGACCTCTGGAAGAACAACCCTGGCAAGAACATCAAGCCTGAGCTGGACGCTCTGATTGAAAACTCGACTGGCAACAAGACTGAGCACGCCAACATCGTCAACAGCTGGGCCTGCATCCAGAGAATTGGCTTTAAGGGTGTGACCGATTTCCGTGACACAGCCAGGTGCCAAGTCAACAACTACCTGCTTTTGGCctttgccgccatcatctgTTCCGTCATCGCCGTCAAGTTCATCTCAGCCCTTCAGTTCGGCTCTAAGCGACGTCCCTCCCCTCAGGACAAATTCGTTATCTGTCAGGTCCCTGCCTATACCGAAGGTGAAGACTCACTTCGAAAGGCTCTCGATTCGTTGACTGCCCTTCAGTATGACAACAAGCGAAAGCTCATCTGTGTCATCTGTGATGGTGTCATTGTCGGTCAGGGTAACGACCGTCCCACCCCCAAGATCGTCCTGGACATCCTCGGTGTTGACCCCAAGGTCGACCCTCCTGCGCTTCCCTTCAAGTCGGTCGGTACCGCTAGCGAACAGCTCAACTACGGCAAGGTCTACTCGGGTCTGTACGAGTATGAGGGCAATGTCGTCCCTTATCTGgtcgtcgtcaaggttgGCAAGGAGTCTGAAcagtccaaggccaagcctggCAACCGTGGCAAGCGTGATTCTCAGATTCTTCTCATGAGCTTCCTCAACCGCGTCCATCACCGCGCTCCTATGTCTcccctcgagcttgagatgTTTCAccagatcaacaacatcatcggcGTGGATCCTGAACTGTACGAGTATCTTCTGATGGTTGATGCCGATACCTGCGTCAGTGAGGACTCCCTCAACCGTCTCGTCTCCGCCTGTGCCCACAACGCCAAGATTGCCGGTATTTGTGGTGAGACCAGTCTCGAGAACGATGAGAAGACGTGGTGGACCATGATCCAGGTTTACGAATACTACATCTCCCATCACCTTGCCAAGGCCTTCGAGTCTCTCTTTGGCAGCGTTACTTGTTTGCCCGGATG TTTCACCATGTATCGACTCAGGACTGCGGACAAGGGCAAGCCTTTGATCATCTCTGACGCTATCATCAAGGACTACAGTGTTTGCGACGTGGATACCCTTCACAAGAAGAACCTTCTGGCTCTTGGTGAGGATCGTTATCTCACGACCCTGATGACCAAGCACTTCCCCTCCATGGCCTACAAGTTTATTCCTGATGCCCAGTGTATGACTGCAGCCCCCGAGTCATGGAGCGTTCTGTTGTCCCAGCGTCGACGATGGATCAACTCGACCATCCACAACCTCATCGAGCTGATCCAGCTTAAGGAGCTTTGTGGTTTCTGTTGCTTCAGTATGCGTTTCGTCGTTATCGTTGATCTCTTCGGTACCATCACTCTTCCCTCCATGTGTGCCTACATCGCCTACCTCATCTACACGCTTGCGACCAAGACGGGCCCAATCCCGTATATCTCGCTCGCCATGATTGCGGCTGTGTATGGTCTTCAggccctcatcttcatcctcaagagACAGTGGCAGCACATCGGATGGATGATCATCTACTTGCTCGCTTTCCCCGTCTTCTCTCTCATTCTCCCCATCTACTCCTTCTGGAACCAGGATAACTTCTCGTGGGGTAACACCCGTATCGTCATTGGAGAGAAGGGTAACAAGCAGGTTGTTGCTGTCGACGAAGAAGGCTTCGACCCTCGCTCCATTCCTCTGCAGCGATGGGACGACTACGCCCTTGCCAACAACCTTCCCGGTCGTCGTGGCGGTTACCAGGAGAAGAATGACTACTCTTTCGGAGATCAGtatgagatggatgagatcAAGTCTGTCTACTCTGCTGGACCCCAGGGCTCTGTCCTAACTGGCATGCCCGGTGGCAACCCTTACCAGCCTCCTCAGTCCCCTGCCTTCGGCCACGGGCGGACATCAACTATGGGTTACCAGGACTCTCCCATGCAGAACCGCCAGTCCATGATGTCCATGGGCACGGGCATCCATGACATGCGCAGCCAGTCGCCGTACCAAGACTTCCCCGGACAGCGACCCAGCGTGAACAACCTCCGAGGCCAGGCTAACCTCTCGCCTGCCATGGGCGGTCACAGCCGCTCGGGCACTGCTCTCGGCTTCAACCGTGGTACTCCCTCTCCCATGCCTGACGCCATGCGATCACAGTCGTCGTTCGACTTCCAACAAGGCCATTCTGGACCCAACGACATGGCCATTGTCGAGTCGATCCGCTCTGTCCTGGCCgaggtcgacctcgacaCGGTGACCAAGAAGCAGGTCAGGGCCCTCGTGGAACAGCGTCTCCAGACAGAGCTGGTTGGCGAGCGCCGCACATTCATGGATCGCCAGATCGATCACGAGTTGGAGAACATGTGA